The genomic region CCACGATCCGGATCCTCGACGCCAACGGGTTCGTGGTGTACGACGGTGGCTTCACGCCGGCCTCGTACGTCGAAGAACGGTTCAGCGACCGCAAGAACCTCCGCTACGGCGGGGTCGGCCTGCTCGCCGCCGGCGCGCTGATCAGCCTGTTCTGGCCGGACTCCCCGGCGCGGAACCTGGATCTGCAGCCGCTTCCGGGCGGCGGCCGGATCGGCGCCGCGGTCGGCTTCTGATCCGGTCCCCGCGTTCCCATCGCGACCGCGACCACGCCGCCGCGGCCGCGGCGGTCGGCGGTCGGCGGTCGGCGCGTCAGCACTGGCAATCGATTGCGAACGCCGCGACCATGCTGCCGGCGTCCGAAGCGCCGCCGTGCGGCGAGAGCTGCAGAGCGACGTACTGCGTGCCGCCAACCGCGTACGACGTCACCACCGACCGCACCAGGTACCCCTGCACGGCATAGCGCCACAGCGGCTCGCCCGTCAGGGCGTCGAAGGCACGCAAGACCCCGCCGCTGTCGGCAAGAAAAACCAGGTCGCCGGCGGTCGCCAGCACGGAACCGGCGCGGGCCTGCAGCTCGTAGGTCCACACCCGCTCTCCCGTATCGAGATCCCACGCCTGCAGCTCGCCCACGTGGTCGGTCCCGTCCCGCCTGTATACGTTGACGCTCGCACCTGTGTAGGGCAGGCCCGGACGGTATTCGACGGCTCGACCTTCCATGGACGAGCAGAGATTGTCGACGGCGGGAACGTAGAGCAGGCCGGTCCGCGGATTGAACGCGTCGGGCCGCCAGTCCCGGCCTCCCGCGAACGAGGGGCAGAACTCGACGCGCTTTCCGATGCCGGGCTTGCGCGCGCTGTCGTACTCCGGACGGCCGGTGAACGGATCCACGCTCGTGAACACGTTCTGATGCACGAACGGCTGCGCTTCCAGGAACCGCATGCCGCCATCGCTCCGATCCAGCAGCCACAGGTAGCCGTTTCGTCCGGGGTGCGCGAGGGCGGGAATCGTCCGCCCGCCGCGTTCGATGTCCACGAGCAGGGGCGCGTTGGCTTCGTCCCAGTCCCAGGACCCGTTCCAGTGATACTGGTGGTGGTTCAGCAGCGCGCCGGTGGCGGCGTCGAGCGCGATGGTCGAGTTCGTGTAGAGGTTGTCGCCGGGGCGCGCGTCGCCCATCCAGGGGCCGCCGTTGCCGACTCCCCAGTAGGTGATGCCGAGCGCCGGATCGTAGTTGCCGGTTATCCACACCGGGCCCCCGCCGGTCTGCCACGAATCGCCCGACCAGGTCTCGGCGCCCGGCTCGCCCGGCGCCGGGACCGTGTA from Acidobacteriota bacterium harbors:
- a CDS encoding PQQ-dependent dehydrogenase, methanol/ethanol family, which translates into the protein MFLSMRTRIAARRATDRARRAARLAVIGCLASGLTATAAQVASAQDLPRAVPGVPMVIPVTDERLLDPEPESWLMYRRTYDGWGFSPLSQIDNSNVADLAPAWTFTTGANDGVPQSPPIVNGRMMFVTTAEQVIALDAQTGNLVWRYRHPLPADVRRPHATNRGVALYGDRVYVGTLDARVVALEAATGRVVWKRVIANYRRTYYITMAPLAVNGMVMVGTSGGEHGVRGFVVALDAGSGDEVWRRYTVPAPGEPGAETWSGDSWQTGGGPVWITGNYDPALGITYWGVGNGGPWMGDARPGDNLYTNSTIALDAATGALLNHHQYHWNGSWDWDEANAPLLVDIERGGRTIPALAHPGRNGYLWLLDRSDGGMRFLEAQPFVHQNVFTSVDPFTGRPEYDSARKPGIGKRVEFCPSFAGGRDWRPDAFNPRTGLLYVPAVDNLCSSMEGRAVEYRPGLPYTGASVNVYRRDGTDHVGELQAWDLDTGERVWTYELQARAGSVLATAGDLVFLADSGGVLRAFDALTGEPLWRYAVQGYLVRSVVTSYAVGGTQYVALQLSPHGGASDAGSMVAAFAIDCQC